AAGCTTGCTAAATAAAGAACTAGAAGGTATAATTTATTAGTATGTTAAAAAGTGATGGTCCAATGTACAAGAGTATAAGAACATCGAAAATCGATTTAAGGAGAAATAAATGGATATCATTAAGAAAATTGAACAGGAAAACATGAAGGAGCAGGCTCCCCAGTTTAATGTAGGGGATACAGTTAAAGTTCATGTGAAAATCGTAGAAGGTAAAACTGAACGAATTCAGATTTTTGAAGGTGTAGTTTTAAAGAAACAAAATGGCGGAATTAGCCAGACTTTTACTGTCAGAAAAATTTCTTATGGTGTTGGTGTTGAAAGAACTTTCCTGATGCACTCACCTAAAATTGAAAAAGTCGATGTTGTTCGACGCGGTAAGGTAAGAAGAGCTAAACTTAATTATCTGCGCGATCGTGTTGGTAAAGCGGCTAAAGTTAAAGAAAAAAGAGCGTAATTCAGAGGCTATCAGGCCTCTTTTTTTGGCTAAAGTTCTTTTAGAGGTGATATAAATGAGCGAAGAAAAAAACAGTAAAATGGAAATCAGAGAATGGGTGCAGTCAGCACTAATTGCGATAATTCTGGCATTTATTATTAAAATGTTTTTATTCGATTTTGTTATGGTTCAGGGTTCTTCTATGTTTCCGACACTAGAAGAAGGGGATCGCCTGATCGTCAATAAAATCGGTTATCTGATTGGCGAACCTGATTATGAAGATATTGTGATTCTAAGCTATACGGATAGTATCGAATATGTTAAAAGAGTGATTGCTAAAGGTGGAGACACAATTGCAATTAAAGATATGGTTGTCTATCTAAATGGAGAACCACTTGAGGAGGATTACATCAATACTGACCCCTATGAAGATTTTTCAGAAGTGACGGTTCCAGAAGGCAAGTATTTTGTTATGGGAGATAACCGTGCAAATAGTTCTGATAGCCGTTATCAGTCTCTGGGTTTTGTGGATGAGGATGACATTGATGGGAAAGTATTTTTTAGGCTATGGCCTTTTAATAAGATTGGGTTTGTCGAATGACAATTAAGAATAATGATATTATCC
This genomic interval from Eubacteriaceae bacterium ES3 contains the following:
- the rplS gene encoding 50S ribosomal protein L19 — its product is MDIIKKIEQENMKEQAPQFNVGDTVKVHVKIVEGKTERIQIFEGVVLKKQNGGISQTFTVRKISYGVGVERTFLMHSPKIEKVDVVRRGKVRRAKLNYLRDRVGKAAKVKEKRA
- the lepB gene encoding signal peptidase I, producing MSEEKNSKMEIREWVQSALIAIILAFIIKMFLFDFVMVQGSSMFPTLEEGDRLIVNKIGYLIGEPDYEDIVILSYTDSIEYVKRVIAKGGDTIAIKDMVVYLNGEPLEEDYINTDPYEDFSEVTVPEGKYFVMGDNRANSSDSRYQSLGFVDEDDIDGKVFFRLWPFNKIGFVE